One Phenylobacterium hankyongense DNA segment encodes these proteins:
- a CDS encoding helix-turn-helix domain-containing protein, which produces MARNPDAVADPVDVAVGARIRLLRKVRGLSQQALADAAGVTFQQIQKYERGANRVSASMLSRIATTLETPVSEMFGESGGSSGAIDEVAGLLSEPGALELLRAYSGLPRGAARTALVEFVRALRDAPEA; this is translated from the coding sequence ATGGCTCGCAATCCCGACGCGGTCGCAGATCCTGTCGACGTCGCCGTGGGCGCGAGGATCCGCCTGCTGCGCAAGGTGCGGGGCCTGTCCCAGCAGGCGCTGGCCGACGCCGCCGGCGTGACCTTCCAGCAGATCCAGAAGTACGAGCGCGGCGCCAACCGGGTCAGCGCCTCCATGCTGTCGCGGATCGCCACCACGCTCGAGACCCCGGTGTCCGAGATGTTCGGCGAGAGCGGCGGATCGAGCGGCGCCATCGACGAGGTGGCGGGCCTGTTGTCGGAGCCTGGGGCCCTGGAGCTGCTGCGGGCCTATTCTGGCCTGCCGCGGGGCGCGGCGCGCACGGCGCTCGTGGAGTTCGTGCGGGCGCTGCGGGACGCGCCCGAGGCCTGA
- a CDS encoding acyl-CoA synthetase, with the protein MSSWTFADVWEAIAGAQPERPAHIQGERVVTWGQFDARADALAAHLIAAGLERQAKVAAYLYNGPEYLEAYFAAFKAGLAPVNTNYRYGPEELLYLFDNADAQAVVFHAGFAETLDAIRDRLPQVKAWIAVAEPGFSVPSWAEDYETIVAATPAQRPVTAPWGRSPEDLMLLYTGGTTGMPKGVMWRQDDLFNVVGAGGHAVMGIAPIETVEAAAARLEAPDHLRPISLVACPQMHGTGQFSSFIVLNLGGAVATLPSRKFSAVELWDETERLKADTVVIVGLAFSTPMLEALEAHPGRWDLSAVRLMTSSGSMWSQENKRGLLSFCRNAMIFDSFGSSEAVGLGVSASAPGAEVQTAAFTIGPNCAVFGEDGQRITPGSGERGLVAVTGFLPMGYYKDAEKTAKTFRVMEGVRWSVPGDWAEVNTDGTLKLLGRGSVCINTGGEKVFPEEVEEALKTHHAVRDAVVVGVPDARFGERICAVVEPEADLQPGLAELSEHVRERLAAYKAPRELVLVESIGRAPNGKVDYKAIKDRALAALNVPA; encoded by the coding sequence GTGAGTTCCTGGACCTTTGCGGACGTATGGGAGGCGATCGCCGGCGCCCAGCCGGAGCGGCCGGCCCACATCCAGGGCGAGCGGGTGGTGACCTGGGGCCAGTTCGACGCCCGCGCCGACGCGCTCGCCGCGCACCTGATCGCCGCCGGCCTCGAGCGCCAGGCCAAGGTCGCCGCCTACCTCTACAACGGCCCGGAATACCTCGAGGCCTATTTCGCGGCGTTCAAGGCGGGCCTCGCGCCCGTCAACACCAACTATCGCTATGGGCCGGAAGAGCTCCTCTACCTGTTTGACAACGCCGACGCGCAAGCCGTTGTCTTCCATGCGGGTTTCGCCGAGACGCTCGACGCGATCCGCGACCGGCTGCCCCAGGTGAAAGCCTGGATCGCGGTGGCCGAGCCTGGCTTCTCCGTTCCGTCGTGGGCGGAGGACTACGAGACCATCGTCGCGGCGACGCCCGCCCAGCGACCGGTGACCGCGCCCTGGGGCCGCTCGCCCGAAGACCTCATGCTGCTCTACACCGGCGGCACCACCGGCATGCCGAAGGGCGTGATGTGGCGCCAGGACGACCTGTTCAACGTGGTGGGCGCCGGCGGCCACGCGGTGATGGGGATCGCGCCGATCGAGACGGTCGAGGCGGCCGCGGCCCGGCTGGAGGCGCCGGACCATCTGCGGCCCATCTCGCTGGTCGCCTGCCCGCAGATGCACGGCACCGGCCAGTTCTCCTCCTTCATCGTGCTGAACCTGGGCGGCGCGGTCGCCACCCTGCCCTCCCGCAAGTTCAGCGCCGTCGAGCTGTGGGACGAAACGGAGCGGCTGAAGGCCGACACGGTGGTGATCGTGGGCCTCGCCTTCTCGACCCCGATGCTGGAGGCGCTGGAGGCGCACCCCGGCCGCTGGGACCTGTCGGCGGTGCGGCTGATGACCTCCTCCGGCTCCATGTGGAGCCAGGAGAACAAGCGCGGCCTGCTGAGCTTCTGCCGCAACGCCATGATCTTCGACAGCTTCGGCTCGTCCGAGGCGGTGGGTCTCGGGGTCTCGGCCTCGGCGCCGGGCGCGGAGGTGCAGACCGCCGCCTTCACCATCGGTCCCAACTGCGCGGTGTTCGGCGAGGACGGCCAACGGATCACCCCGGGCTCCGGCGAGCGCGGCCTGGTCGCCGTCACCGGCTTCCTGCCGATGGGCTACTACAAGGACGCCGAGAAGACCGCCAAGACCTTCAGGGTCATGGAAGGCGTGCGGTGGAGCGTGCCGGGCGACTGGGCGGAGGTGAACACCGACGGGACGCTGAAGCTGCTGGGGCGCGGCTCTGTCTGCATCAACACCGGCGGCGAGAAGGTCTTCCCCGAGGAGGTCGAAGAGGCGCTGAAGACCCATCATGCGGTGCGCGACGCGGTGGTGGTGGGGGTCCCCGACGCCCGCTTCGGCGAACGCATCTGCGCGGTGGTGGAGCCCGAGGCCGACCTGCAGCCGGGCCTGGCCGAGCTCTCCGAGCACGTGCGCGAGCGTCTCGCCGCCTACAAGGCGCCGCGGGAACTGGTGTTGGTGGAAAGCATCGGCCGCGCCCCCAACGGCAAGGTCGACTACAAGGCGATCAAGGACCGGGCGCTGGCGGCGCTCAACGTGCCGGCGTGA